Genomic DNA from Streptomyces sp. GS7:
GGGTCCGCCCTGGCTCACGAGGTAGGCGTGGAGCGCCGGCGCTTCATACCGGCTGCCGGCACGACCCGTTTTCGTATCGCCGCGCTGGACACCGGAATTAAGAAAAACATCCACAACCTCCTCTCCGAACGCGGCATCGAAACCCATCTGCTGCCGCCGACCTCCACCTTCGAGGAAGTACAGGCTCTGGCTCCTGATGGCCTCTTCCTGCCCAACGGTCCCGGCGACCCCTCCACTGCAGGTCCCCTGATCGAGGTGGTCACCCAAGCACTGCTGCGACGCATCCCGCTGTTCGGCATCTGCCTGGGCAACCAGATCCTGGGACAGGCCCTTGGGCTGCGCACCTACAAGCTGCGTTACGGGCACCGCGGCCTCAACGTTCCCGTCATAGACGCCCGCAACGGGCAGGTCGCCATCACGTCGCAAAACCACGGCTTTGCCCTCGACGCTGTGCCCGGCCAGACCTTCAAGACACCCTTCGGCACAGCCCTGGTCAGCCACTACTGCCCCAACGACGGCACAGTTGAGGGACTCCAGTGCCTGGAGGTACCGGCGTTCTCAGTCCAATACCACCCGGAAGCCGCAGCCGGCCCCCACGATGCCCGGCTGCTATTCGATGAGTTCGTCACGCTGATGGAGAAGGGCAGGGAATCCTGATGCCCAAGCGGACCGACATCGCCCACGTCATGGTGATCGGCTCCGGGCCGATCGTGATCGGGCAAGCATGCGAATTCGACTACTCCGGCACCCAGGCATGCCGGGTCCTCAAAGAGGAGGGTCTGCGGGTGACCCTCGTCAACTCCAACCCGGCGACCATCATGACCGACCCGGAGATCGCCGACGCCACCTACCTCGAACCCATCACCCCCGACTTCGTCGAGAAGGTCATCGCACGGGAGAGGCCGCAGGCCCTACTGGCCACCCTCGGAGGCCAGACGGCGCTGAACACCGCGGTCACCCTCCATGAGCGAGGCGTTCTGGAGCACTACGGTGTGGAGTTGATCGGGGCCGACGTCGAAGCCATCCAGCGCGGCGAGGACCGACAACGCTTCAAGGACATCGTCCGCTCCGTCGGCGGTGACGTGCCGCGCAGCATGGTCTGCCGGTCCCTGCCCGAAATCCGGGACGCCGCTGCGCAGCTGTGCCTTCCTGTCGTCATTCGCCCCTCCTTCACCATGGGCGGTCTGGGCTCGGGGCTGGCTCGCACCGTCGCCGAGCTGGAACGCCTGGGCAGTGCCAGTTTGACCGAATCCCCGGTCAACGAGGTGCTGGTCGAGGAGAGCGTGCTCGGCTGGAAAGAGTACGAACTGGAGCTCATGCGCGACCGGAACGACAACGTCGTGGTGGTTTGCTCCATCGAAAACATCGACGCCATGGGTGTGCATACCGGCGACTCGGTGACCGTGGCACCTGCCATGACCCTCACCGACCGCGAATACCAGAACATGCGCGACCTTGGCATCGCTGTCCTGCGACAGGTCGGCGTCGATACCGGTGGATGCAACATCCAGTTTGCCGTGCACCCTGATACCGGTCGCATGGTTGTCATCGAGATGAACCCTCGAGTCTCCCGCTCATCCGCGCTGGCCTCGAAGGCGACCGGATTCCCCATCGCCAAAATCGCGGCGCGGCTCGCGCTCGGCTACACGCTCGACGAGATCAGCAACGACATCACGCAGGAGACCCCCGCGTGCTTCGAGCCGGCACTGGACTACGTCGTGGTGAAGGTCCCTCGCTTCGCCTTCGACAAGTTCCCTGATGCCGACCCGCAGCTCACCACCACGATGAAGAGCGTCGGCGAGGCGATGGCTCTGGGCCGCAGCTTTCCGGAAGCCCTGGGCAAGGCTCTG
This window encodes:
- the carA gene encoding glutamine-hydrolyzing carbamoyl-phosphate synthase small subunit — encoded protein: MGYVAAQHSAVLVLEDGSVFPGLSYGATGRSLGEMVFCTGMTGYQETLTDPSYHRQIVMQTAPQIGNTGWNDEDDESDRIWAAGYVVRDPARHPSHWRATRSLGEELHRQQIVGIAGVDTRSLARHLREQGTMRGGIFSAGAVTDTAAMLAAVHGSKPMAGSALAHEVGVERRRFIPAAGTTRFRIAALDTGIKKNIHNLLSERGIETHLLPPTSTFEEVQALAPDGLFLPNGPGDPSTAGPLIEVVTQALLRRIPLFGICLGNQILGQALGLRTYKLRYGHRGLNVPVIDARNGQVAITSQNHGFALDAVPGQTFKTPFGTALVSHYCPNDGTVEGLQCLEVPAFSVQYHPEAAAGPHDARLLFDEFVTLMEKGRES